ACATTGCAAATATAActatttttgacaatttttgTCTCTACATTTCCACCACAATATCGACTCAgttctatcatatatatatatatatatatatatatatatatatatatatatataagctatgCTATCATAAATAGCAACTGTTAGCAGTTTACAGCTACATTTTCTTACACTGTACATTCGTGCACGTATCTTATTCCAcgcatctatatatatatatatatatatagaagcaaACCAATCAGTTTAGACCATCCAATTGAAAGAGAAGAGACCGAATAGATTGTTTCACGATATTACTATAATCTATGATCTATGAAAGCTCACTAAATGCTGCGAAATCTCTACACACCTGTGGAAAAAAGCTGTTGCAGTGGTTCAAATCGAAGCACTTCACGAAATTTCCCTATGCCCTGTGCTATAATTAGCTTTCTACATAAATACCAATAGAGTACCCATACGACTTTTGCGAGCAATTCCTTGAGTTCATTGCTCGTTGCTGTCTATTCCTCACCGGTCATCTATACCAAGTTCTGGGAATTGTTGTTACCTGCATTACTTTtgtctcaaaatttaaattggtGGAAAGCATCGAAAAGAAATAGTAGTAGACATTTAGAATACACAAAAGGTTGCCTCAGATACCTTTTACGTTTGCTTTTCAGCACAGAGGATGAGGATGGGTTGCTGTGCCAGTTTCTTTTCCTTTGATTGATAAACCAATTGTTAATCTGCTTCAGCTGTAATCCTGTTTCCTGCACCAGCCGTGCCTTATCCTCTTCctgcatgattttttttttttagaaaaataatacgAGTTAGGAAAGCTCTTACACCCTAGAAAGGATGCATTTTGCAAAATAgagaaaattcaaatataatgttttatatatatatatgtcaaatGGACATAGCATACAACAAAGTGCTTATTCGGCCTGGACTCCGAAATAGCTTTTGCATTCTAGAAAACAGAGGAAACTATGCATTTGACGAACATCCGGAGCTTTCATTGTAGAGGAgaatactatattatttattagtgCTTTTTCGAACAACTACACTCAAACAACACTTCCACTACAAGTCCAATCAGACCAAACAGGCCCTAGAATCAATTATACATTctgttttttttagagagaaatgtAGTATATTacccactttgtttatttcttttagaaataaacttagctagaaatgtgcatcaactaggattcgaactaggaatctcggataccaaccaccaagccctttgccacttgcgctagggacagtcggttcaATTATACATTCTTACTAGCAGTAAATATTTACTTACTGTTGGGTATGGCCACTTCGAGTGGGACTGCCACCAAGCTTTCAAAGTAGAAGTGGTATCTCCTGGGAGCTTTCCAGCTCTTCGCTTGCGAAGAATCTCTTCTCTTATGTCTATAAGCTTCTCTTTGTAACCCTAAAAGTTGCAGAGATTTAGTTGACAAGTCATACAGCAAGAGACTCAAAAAGATGTTGGAATACTTGTATATCTGCCCCTACAATTATGTATTTCCATATATATCCCGATGAAATCTGAACTTTCCTATATATCCCTCGAAAATTCAAGTTcttaccaaaataccctcaaGTTGGATAGCCATCCATGTCAACGGGCGGTTCATTTTGTATTAGAAGCTTTTCAAAGAAGGGCATATTTTCAAGTAGAAGAGTACAAAAGTATAAGATATAATGTCTTTGGGGACATATATCAAAATTCCGATTATTTTGTCGGGagtatacatataatatatacatctaagagttctttctctttctaccTGTTTCAGTTCATGCTTCAGCTCCTGTCGGACTCTTTCCATCAATGAGCGCTCGCTTTCCGTTGGGACAAGAGGCCCAAAGCCCAGAGTGTCCGGCCCGTCCAACCCGTCATACAAGTTTGCTTCACTATTTGCTTGGTCTTCATCATCGTCATCAGACATGGTTGCACCTGTGCCTTCACCCGGAGATACACCTACAGCAGTGGCACAATTATAGACTATAAGTGCATTTGTTTTCTATGAAAGAACATGTGTCTGGGTTGTGAATTTGCTCCTCAAAAAATTCAGAATAGAGGTGTTGTTCTTGCTTAGTGCTAGGTAGAAAAAACCTTTGCCATGCATGCACTTCAAATGTGCTAATTTAGTTATAGCTCTAATAGGACAGGAGCCAATCACTTAATTGCACCTACCAAATCACCTCTTGTTCAGAAACATAAGGCATTACAATCCAGCAAGTTACATTTACCACTGCGGTAATGTTATTAGATGCAAATATCAATAAAGtgctttacagaaaattctatcTTTATCGACCTTAACCCAACTGACAGGGAAAAGAGCTTGTTCACCTGTCAAGCTTTGCAAAGATTGTTCAAGCTCCCAACAAGCCATCACTGCTTCCATTGCATGGACACGGACATGCTGCTGTAGCTGTTCTTTGAATGAGCAGAGTAGCAAGACATAGTGTGTCTACGCAAGAAGGAATACATATATTAGAGGAATACTCTAAAAATCCGaacaaagtagaagaattagaaGAATTTATACGAAGCTTAGGCAACTTGCTTAGCCAAAATAGCTCCATCGACAGTCCAATCAGGATATACCCTCTATTACTTAAGGGATATGTGGTAATGGGTTGACGGTGAGAAAGGAAAGATACCATAACTGTATAATTAATACACTCTGTGTCCTTTTTCTAGGAATATGGTGAATCACTTCGTAGATGTAATGCACTATCCCTAAAAATCTCTTTTGTGATTGGAGAAAAAATCATGATTATTAGGATCTTGCAATGGACTATAATCAACTGGCTAAGTCCGAAGTCCACcacaaaataaacaacaaatcTTTCTCTCACATTACTATTAACAGGGCTAACAAACAATAGACATGACAAGTAGCTCTAAAAGGTTCTAACATTACACAAAATTGTTCAACATTATGTTGTTCAATTAGTCTCACTCCAATTCCGTCCAAGAAGAGCATGATCCCAGTTTGGCGATGCGTTCTTCCAACAATGAAATAAAGTATTAGAATATATTTCAATATTAGAACGTTGAGCCCATGTAATACGGATTGACTTAAACTAGTGGATTATACTGGTTAAAGAAGGTAAAACTATTTTATAGCAGGAAAGAGAATCTGAAGCCATGATGTATGAAATAATGCTACCAAATGTTCTTGATATCCCAGATTCTGGCATGAATTGAGTTCTCTATTGCATGAGCTATTCACATTGAATGGAACATCCGCAGGGTAACATCCAACAACTTGTATTGGCTTTTGCTTTAAGCCTCAACAACTACAATAATATTCAATTTGAAATCATAATTTTGATAAGGGAAGCTCTAGCCTAATTGAAAGAACATGTTATATCATGAATGGCAATTACAAAACAACATAGCCCCTAGAAAAGAAATGAGAGGGATTTCTAGGGCAGGTTCAGAA
This region of Ananas comosus cultivar F153 unplaced genomic scaffold, ASM154086v1, whole genome shotgun sequence genomic DNA includes:
- the LOC109704971 gene encoding homeobox protein knotted-1-like 3, with amino-acid sequence MPDDKELDQFMTHYVLLLCSFKEQLQQHVRVHAMEAVMACWELEQSLQSLTGVSPGEGTGATMSDDDDEDQANSEANLYDGLDGPDTLGFGPLVPTESERSLMERVRQELKHELKQGYKEKLIDIREEILRKRRAGKLPGDTTSTLKAWWQSHSKWPYPTEEDKARLVQETGLQLKQINNWFINQRKRNWHSNPSSSSVLKSKRKR